From Zea mays cultivar B73 chromosome 3, Zm-B73-REFERENCE-NAM-5.0, whole genome shotgun sequence:
TAAGAGTAAAAAAAGAAAATGGTGCGGCTGCTTTTCCAGTCACAGACCGAGACGAAATGCGCTGGTGACAACAggaacgccgccgccgccgtggatTCCGGTCTCGTTCTTGGATCCGAGCAGGAGGGGGACAAGCTAACAGCGGGCGAGCCAGCGCTGGGCTAGGACCGTTCTTCCGAGTCTGGCGACGGGCGCGGCGTCTGCGACATGGGAGGGAAGCGGTGCTCCCTCTAGCGATTCTAGGGGACACCCCCAGTGTTACAACCCCCGCCCCGCCCTAAAGAAGTAAAAGCGCCCCTTCACGGCGACGGCTCGATGAGTGCGAATAATACATCGATAGAGGAGGGGGTAGGAGAAGGGGATCAGGTTacctatggcgccgagcggcTGAGCTTGCAGAAGGCGGTGTGGAGCCAGGACGCAACGGGCAGCCGCGATGGTGAGGAGGGGGCAAcagtggtggaggagaggaggcacGCGACGTAGTGGTGGATGCGCATGGCGATGGTCGGCCGCGAGGTGGGGGCGAAGCGCAGACGGTGGTCGGTGGTGTAGGGTGTGGGCAGGCGTCGCAGGGCGGTTGCATCGCGGGGTGGGGTGGGCGATGCGATAGAGGAAGGGAGGAGAAAGCTGGGCAGAGATAGAGGGAGTGGGGACCCGAACGCCAGGTTGGCCCGAGAGCTTGCGACGTGCTGGGCATGCTACGTGGGCCGCACCAAATAACACAGCCCACGCGACCTGTCGTCATCGGCTGTCGGCTTGTAAATTATAGTACCATACTGGGCAGCCAACCATTGCAGTACCAGCTTATAAGCTGCGCTCCTTTAGAGGAAACAATCGTGCTTAAATGCTCTTGCGAGTCTCTGCTCGAGACGATTTTTTGCGTGAGAGGACGGGCGCGGCTAGCAGGTTAGTGTGGCGATGGACGATCTAGCAGGTTAGTGTGGCGATGGACGATCCAGATTGAACAACGGCGATGGACGATCCAGATTGAACGAAGGTAGAACGGCAGGCTACTCTTacagtcttaataagtagtagagattaccaAAGGGTTTTCGTTAGCACTGCTGTCCGTGTTCGCCCCCGCACAGGCATTGCTGACTGCTGTTCATCATTCGAAAAAGAACCATACCAAGCTTGGAAAGCGTCGAACAATTTCAAACTCGTACAAGTCTCCCCGTCCAATTTTGCGACTAAGGGAGAAGAAAACATTTCCTTGATTCAAGTGCTCCAGCAGGCAACTGGGCATGCATCATGCATGCTACGACCTTGTGTatctaaaataaataaaaaaaaggaaaagaaaacttGCAGACCGATTGCAAGTTGCAACAAGCAAGCAAGCACATCGTCACATTGAATATTGAATGGGAGACGCGTCGGCTGCAGAACCATCATCTGTCCTGTCCATGCATGCGGAGGTCGATCCCGATGCCCATCCCGTTGTACGCGATGGGCGCGTACATCCACGTGTCGTCGGAGCTCAGGAGCTGCAGAACAGAACCACAGGAGGAGGAGCTGTCGTTAGCgggacgacggcggcggcggcggcacgagATGGAAACGGAATCGGATCCCTCACCCTGATCTGAAGCTGCAGGAACTTGACGTAGTGGACGGCCTCCTCGAGCATGGTGCTCATGTCCACCTTGGTGCCGTTGGGCACCAGGCTCTGCAGCACCTTGAGCCTCTCGTTGATCCGCTCCCTCCGCttctgcaccaccaccaccaccaccccgaAAGGAAAATTCAGCCGTTTGTTTTCATCAACAGAACAACAGGACTGCTGGCCATGCTGCGCGGCCCGCGGCGACGGCAGGTACGGTACCCCGTACCCTTGCGTAGATGCTCTGGGGCTCcgctgtcgtcgtcgtcgccgccgccgcgccgcggcCAGCTGCCCGGGCATTCTCGTTGCCCTTGGGGCGACGAGCGCCGGCGTCCGCGGACTCCAGAGGAGACGCGTTTGAGTCGCTGTCGGAGGTAGTGCAGCAGCTCGTGGGGCCGCTTCCGCTGGCGATGGCCGTGCTCGGGTCTTCGTCTTCGTCCCCGCTCTTCTTGCGCGCGCGTTTCCGGCCCTGCATTTTACACGGTTCCAAACAACCAGCATTTGCATCAGAAACCCAACTCTCGTTTGGTGTCATCATCGGTACGATGTGGTACACGAAGAAGAACACCACGGCTCAAGATGAAGCTGACTTACTCTCGTCGTTTGGGTTTGGGTTTGGGTTTGGGTTTGGCCATCGTGTTCCTCTACCATCTGCTTCCTCTTGCTCTTGTTCGGCGCGGCGCTTACCGAGCCAAGCCCAAGCGTGCCCACGACGCTCGTCGGACCATCCAGACCCTCACCATTCCCACACCATTTGAAGAAGGGATGGTCTGCGGCGGCCACATTATTCAGGTACTCAGTCTCAGCTGCACCGAGCAGCTCCTCCGGTGGGCCACCTGCTGGCGCAGCGCGGGAGCTGCTCCCGAGGGGGAGCTCGTCCGAGTTGCTACCTGAGTAGCTCAGATAGCCGCAGCAGCCGTCGTATGCGAGCGGCACGGCAAGGCTGCCGTCGCCGTGCACGTCGTCGGAAGAAGCTTGGTCGTCAGACCAAAGCAGCTGGTGCCGGCCTTCCTCGCCGTGGGACCGGAAGAAGGCGCCCAGCAGCTGCGCCACCAGCTCCTCCGACTCGTCGCCGCCGGTGCCGAGCTCGGCCCAGGCGCCGGCCTCGCTGACCAACCCTCCGTCCTCCATTTCTGATGGTGTCTGAGCTGCTCGCTCGCTTGGAGGCTACAGGTCAACGACTGAGGCATGGATGATCTTCAGTTTCTTTTAAAGAACAAAAGGGTGACTGTGATTAAAGAAATGGACGGCGGTCCACGGTTGGGATGGAGTAGTTTATGGCCACAGGTCAACGACTGAGGCGGTGCGAAGGTTAATTACAAGATGGTGAGAAAGCTTCAACTGCTAGCTGGtggtagagatggccaaacgggccgcccggcccgggcccggtgaagcccggccaaaaACCGAACCGGGCTTGCTGAGCCAGCGGGCTTAATTTTCTGTCCAAGTCcagcccgcagcgggcctaaacgggccgggccgggccgtttagcacgaaaaaacgtatcgaaaagcgggctaaacgggctggtaagcacgttttagtgtaaaaaaacgggcttagaggtaaacgggccgtgccgggctagcccgacGTGCCTAGTTTCTTGTAAAAGCCCGCCCGCTTATTCTACCGTGTCGGGCTCGAACCGGGCCCAAAaaacgggcttcgtgccgggctcacgggcctcgtgTTTTTTGTCCATCTATAGCTGGTGGTGGTAGACAGGACAGTGTTGTAGCCTGGCCTGTCCGTGAAGGCGGTTCAATGATTGGGGGACACGACACTTGGCTAATCAACCATTGCCTCATCAAGGGCTGTCGCAGCAAGTCTATCATCTCTGAACAGGAACAGGGTTTCACCTCGAATTAAACGATTGGAATAGAACGAGAGAGCGACGATGCTGCTTCTGCTTGCCTGGGGAAGATGGAATAAAGAAAATAGGATATGCAAAAGGAGAGGAGAGGGCCGCACGAACACATGGTGGAGAGAATCTGGACCTTCTTTACAAACTTAAGAAGATACGCTAACGTACGTTCATTAATGTATAATGGTACGTTCGTTCGCGCAGCCTCATTCCGGTTTTAAATCACCAACCATATATGCAGGTCCATTTTCTTTGGTGCCGTGTCATATCTTGGGCTCTTGTTTTTGTGTCGTGTCTTATCGGTTTTAAATGGTCTGGCACATTTTTTTTGTCATATAATGCTTTAGGCTCTTATTTTTATGACGTGGCGTACCGActctaagggtctgtttggttgggctgtggctgtgaaaaaagttgctgtgggctgtgagctgtggaaaaagctgctgtaggctgtaagctgttaaaaagctaaaaaccgtttggtccGAACGAAGAGGATCTCCCGGATACCGATATCAAGTTGTCAAGTGCGTCTGCGGCGAAGACAGCGAGGCCTCGACTACGGAGTTCATAGCCTCGACCTATAATGGCGTCGCGTCGGGGTTTTTGTCCAGCAACCCGATGATGAAGGAGGTGAGATTTGAGAGGAAAAGGAGGGGAATAAGATAAATAATTATTGCTTACTTTTTTCAATCGCCTGCCAGCATTGTATAGCCCGGTTCCCTAACAAACTCATGCCACTTATCATCTTATCTAAACAACTCTAATACTTATCTCCTACTTTCTAGCCATGCTTATCTTCATGCTAGCGCCTAAGCCTTTGCTGCCGGCGTTTGTTGCTTCTGGCCGCACGATCTGCGCTAGTAGTGGTGGCCCCACATAACACCAATAGTTGCACCGATAAGCTCCAATCAGGATTATCCTTAATTGATGTGAATAATAAGCCACAGTATACAAGGACCAGCAATCATGTCTACATTGACAAATCATTCAGGGGATCACAATTTGGAATGAAACTTTATTACGTGTCAGCAAGAATATAGCCAACATGGGAAACTTTGTTGTTGACAGAGAGGTAGCATCAACAGCACCAACTCTAACTCTCTGAGAAGAGAAGTCCCAAGTTCCGCTCAAGCATCTGCTTCCACAAGAACAAAAACTGGCCTGTCCCCAAGTTTGTCTCGGCCCTGAATACATGTTGTAGTTAGAATTAGAATAGTACACAGCATAATTTCTCATCATAAGTAGTGTTAGATTCTTCCTAGTAGATTAGAGTGATTGTTTAGGGTGCAGAATTCCAGCGTCTAAGATGGTAGTGCATTGATGGTACTTAAAAAATGGATTAACTGTTTTTTGACCCTTTCCTACTCACTGAAAATTTACAAACACGAAGTTGTCAGGGGCCCATTTGGATCCAAAAGAAACTCCCAATAAGAGCAAGAACAAAGTACACAGTGGTATAGGCATAACATTTGTCCACAGCCGGCCAGAGAAATTGATGAATCAAAGCAGTATAGGCATAACATTTGTCCACAACCGGTCAGGGAAATTGATGAATCAAAGCAGAATATACCTTCAGTTCTGGCAATTCAATGACGCAAGCACACTCAACAACCTTTGCTCCAACACGTTCTGAAAAGGAAAGGGGGCACGGATGAAGTAAATAAACTACCATACAACAAGTCACGGGAAAGAGATGTCAAATGACACTTAGAATGCCAGAAAGTACACTTAGAACACCGTAAAAAAATACAGTACAAATTAGCTCACCAATAAGTTTGACAGCTGCACAGAGTGTTCCACCGGTGGCAATAAGATCATCGACTACAAGAGCCCGATCGTTGGCCTGTACAGCTCCAACATGCATCTCTATCTTGTCAGTTCCGTATTCCAGAGAATATTCTTCGGAGATCACCTCGCCTAGTAGATAGATGAAAGAGTGTTTGACTATTTCATCCATGATGAACTCAGAAGCAACGGTACAAGTACAACAAGGTTAATCACAGATATGCAGACCTGGCAACTTCTTCGGCTTCCTCAAAGGTACAAATTTAGCACCGATGGCTAGAGCGATAGGAGGACCAAAAATGAACCCTCTAGCTTCCACACCTGTTTTAACATAACACCAGATACGAGAAAATGAGAAGCACAGAACCTATAAGGCCACCCATTTCACTGTCTATACGATTCTGAAGTTTTCTAATGAAAGCTTGTGTAGTCAGTGTCCAGAAAAGAAGAAGCGAGTGTCTAGCTGTACATTACCAGCAACTACGGTGATCCCTTGGTCCTTGTACCGCTCAACGAAGAGGTCGATGGTGTCACGGAACGCCTTGGGGTCGAGCAGCAGTGTCGTGATGTCCTGGAACATGATCCCTACGCAGAGACGACGCAACAGTGCAATCGATTAGAACCAAAAGGCGCCGTGATTTTTTAGTTGTCAAATCCGGCACCGTTAAATCCCGAGAGAAATGCTACTGTACACTCCCATACAGTTTCAGTAAAAAATAGGGTTTTTTAAGCTGGTGTCCTGGTGAGATAATTGCATATTTGGGACTCTAAACATTGCGCTTCGCACAAATACCATTCGAAAGATTTTCTTCGTAAAAAAGGGACTATAAATATATTCTAATTGATTATACTACCATTTAACGTGTATTATACCTTTTTATAATTTGTTTCCATGTATTTATCATCTATGGGTCAAAATTACCCCTACCTCTCCCTGGTTTCTTCGTTCGTCTCTCCTGGAAACTCTGCGTTCTTCTCGGCTCTTCTCTCGCCACCGACCATTTCATGCAATTATCTCGTCCATTTCATGCACCCTCGACCGGTATCTTTCCATATGCTGTTGCAGAATGCATAGCACACTGCAAATCCAAGGTACTGTCTGTCTGTCTGCAGATTATTTGTCACCAAACTGCGTGTTGGTGTCGCCAAGATTATATTACGAAAAAAATGATTGACTTGCTGCCTTGCTGCTGCTAATATTCGGTTACTGTAGAGGAAAGAAACAGCTGAGGatgcagtaccatgttcctgttgCCTTCCTCGCCACTCGTCTACCCGAAAAAGTTAGCATCCATCGTATCATCGACGCAGTGTTAGTTTTGGTGTGTTCTGAATTACTACCGGCTCAGTGACTGATAGACTGAAGCCCGGCGCGGTGGCAGCTCTGCCCGGCGCGGTGGCGGCTGCTCTGCCCGGCGCGGTGGCGGCTCTTCTGCCCGGCACGGTGGCGGATCCTGCCTGGCGCTCCTCGAGGTCGTAGAAGCCGTCCGCGCGCGTCTGCCACGCTCGGCGAGAGAAGAACGCAGAGTTTCCAGGAGAGACAGGGAGAGGTAGGGATAATTTTGACCCTTAGATGATAAATACATAGAAACAAATTATAAAAAGGTATACTACACGTTAAATGGTAGTATAATCAATTAGAATATATTTATAGTCCCTTTTTTACGAAAAAAATCTTTCGAATGACATTTGTGCCGCGCAATGTTTAGAATCCAAATATGCAATTATCTCGGTGTCCTCATTtcccttagtcgtgttttttcCTAAAAACCCTAAAAAATACTATATCTAAGCAGTGACGCGAGTTTACGCAGAGTAGTAGTTAACGCAAACTCCGAAATCCCGAAAAACGAACAGACTGTTTGCTTGTCCGGCACCTTACTCCTCACTCGCGCCCACTCATCCAGCGACCCGTCGTCCAACCACGCGAGCGGTACAGCAGGAGAGTTGTCGAGACAGAGGGAGAAGTAAGGTGAGGTACAATCGTACGGAAGTCGGGGGTGAACCCACCTGGCTTGGGGAAGTCGGGGATGACGCGGATGGAGGAGGCAATCCCCGCCAAGCGCGCGTCGGCGGACGCCATCGCGACCACCGCCTGCCCTCGCCTCCCGCCGGTGACGCGCACGCCCAGTGGAGCCGCGACGCGGACGCGGGGACGAAAAGGCGGCGCGGACGCGGACGGGACGCGAGGCTGGCACCGGAGGAAGAGCATGCTCCGCTCCGCTGCTCTTTTCTTTTGATCTGGGCCTTCCCGCGGGCCGCGGGCCCATGTCGGTAAAACCGTGCTCGGGAGCCGACCGTCCCTGACACGCGGGACCAAGCAGGCTGTTCGGGCCCGCATCCAGTGCCTTGCGTCAAGGGAGTGGGGTTTGGGGAATCGAAACCTTCGTTTTTGCGTAGGTGTGCTGGTGGGTCCCACGCGGTGTGGACTGTGGAGTGGGGCCGGGGGGCGGCGCAGTTCGTGCCTCCAGTCCTCCACCAAGTGCCAACTGCCAAGGCACCAAGCGGCAAACCGGTCGGGGGTTGTTGGTCGGATGACATGTGGGGAGGGCCGGAAGAGACCCGTGACAAGGCGGCCGGAAAGAAGAGAGGCCTGCTCAGCGTGCCAGTAGTGCCGCTGCAGATCATGCAGTAGTCATGAAAGTCTGGGCCGTGCTCAATGGGCCGGCAGTCCGTGAAAAATAAAACAAGATCTGGCCTAATACGATTGATTTAAACTCGGGCTATCACCACACATATCGTGGGCTAGACCGTGCTCTAAATTTCAGTCTGTCGTCGGCCCAGCACGTCGTTCTGAGCCATGTtcgtgccggcccggcacggaAACAACACGGCACACACGATTAGACTCGATCACTAGCAGACTGGCTCACCACACGTCCGCACGCGTTCATTTAATCAGGTTTAGGGTTTACTCCCACTTCCCCGTCTCCAAGTCTCCCCTCCGTCGGCCGCCGCCATCCATTCGGTCGTCTCCAAGTCCATCACCGACGATGGCCCCAGCACTCCAGCAGCATGGATTGGAGGAGAGCACGCCTAGCCTGTCGGGTGTCGGCGGCTCGGCCGTGCAATCCTGCGTCAGCTCCACGAGATGGTTCCCGGCTGGTTCCTGCGCGTGCGCGAGATGGTCCGTCTACGGCTCTACGATGCGCCAGCTCCACAAGAATACGAGATGGTTCCTGCGCCAGCTCCACGAGATGCGGAGCACGGAGGTGGCTCAAGGCGGCCAAGATGCGAGAGATGGCTGACTGCCGAACTGCCCAAGCCCCAAGGTATGTGCTGACTGTCGAACTACCGATGTGTCGTGTGCGTTAGCGGCCCGAAGCCCGATGTGTCGCGTCGTCTTGGACTCTTGATCTGTGCCTTTTTCCAAGATAGATCAGTAAGTGCTTGATCCTTTGATTCTCATCCAACCTCTGTTCCCACATCGTGCCTCATTGATGATGCGATTAAATGGTCGTATTAACGAAACCCTAATTTGGATTTAGTTGAATTAGGCAACAACAACACTATTTATCTACCCCCAGCCCCTCTCGGCCTATCTCGTCATTAACCAAGCCACCAGCCCACCAGTGACCACTGACCAGCCACCATGGGAAGGAAGAGGGCAGCTGTTAAGAAGTCTTATGTTAGTAGGGACGATGGTTGTAGCAATCCTCCCTAACTCTCTCCAATCGTAGGAAATGCTGCTTTGGATAGTACTGGTACCGAATCTGCTGATAGGGTTCATGTTGAAGCTGAATCCTTTGTGGTCAGTGCCTCCTGCCCAGTAGATGTTGATGGTGATCATGTGCCAGTGCCACTACCCCGAAAATCTAAAGCCTCTGTTTCCAAGACAGAGTGTTGGAATCATATGGACAAGCGGGAAATTGTTGAGAATGGTATAAAGACTTTTATTGCTATATGTCATTATTGTAAAACTGAGTTGAGTGCAGATTCTGCTGGTGGAACTGGACATTTGAATCGTCACTTCAAAGCATGTTTGAAAAAGGTAGGGCAAACTGTTGGTGGAGGTGTGCAAACCCAATTGAACTTCACTGTCGATGGCACTGTAAGTACATGGGTTTACAACCCACAGGTAGCACGTGAAGAAATTATCAATTACATCGTCTCTGAAGACTTACCTATTATGATTGGTGAAAGCCAAAATTTTAAGAATTTGATTCAGCGTGCTTTCTGTCCACAATATCAATCTATTAGTAGAACTATTACAAAATATGATTTGATGTCGTTGTACCAAAAAAACTTGTTATACTTAAAGAAAATCTTAAGAATGTTTAGTTTTCATTTGCTTTAACTTCTgatatatggacatcatcacaccaaAAGACTAGTTATATTTCTGTTGTTGCCCACTATTTGGATAATTCATATTGTTTGAACAAGCGTGTTATTGGTTTAAGAGTAATGAATGTTTCACATACTGGTACTGCCATTGCTAATCATATTCTAGAGGTGGTAAATGATTTTGAGATAAAGAATAAAATTCTCTCTATTACTCTTGATAATCTTTCCTCAAATACAAATGCAATTGAATTTCTTACCCCTCAACTGCAGTCATTCATTGATGGTTATGTTATTCACCAAAGGTGTGTGTGTCATATCATAAACTTGGTTGTTCAGGAAGGCATAACAGTTGTAAGTAAATTTTTGGAGAATATTCGTGCTGCTATTCGATTCATAACTAGTACCCTCAAATGGTTACAAAGTTTGCTGAGTACTGCAAAGCAAATAGTATGAAACCTAGGAAATTTGGCCTTGATATGAAGATTAGATGGAATTCAACCTACTTAATGCTTAATAAACTAGAAGATTATGAAAAAATATTACTATTTTTATGAATGCTAATTCTCAGGATCTTGATTTGGTGCTAACTGAGGCTGATTGGTATATTGTGAGATATTTTAGAGAGTTTCTAATGCCCTTTTATGCAGCAACAAATGTTCTATCAGGTGTTTATTATCCAACTTCTTGTTTAGTGATTGATTACATCTGGTTAATTGTTAAATCATTTTCTAAACATAAATCTGATTCCCTCCTTAGAACTGTTGTTGCCCCAATGGAGGTAAAATTTCTGAAATACTTTGATAGAATATCACACATATATTGCTTTGCAACTATTTCGAATCCTCGTAAGAAACTTGATGGTTTACAAACTGCCTTGGAAGGAATTAGTAACTTGCTAGATAAGGATTACTCAGATGCCTTTAATCATGTAAAAGATGAATTATTTCCTGTGTTTGGCTTTTACTATAATAAATATGGTGGAAATGAGGTTTCAGGTACTTTGCCTGAGCCTGACACAGAAACTTCATTGACATCCCACTTATGGAAGAGGTCCAAAGGAAAAGAAACTGCTACCTCATCAGTAAGTCAAAGGTGGAATCCTAATGCTGAATTAAATCATTATCTGTCTACTAACTTTGCAGCCACTGATCACACCTTAAAGGGTGATAAGGTAAAGCTACTTGAATGGTGGAGGGAACATAAGTACAGTTTTCCAGTATTGTCTCATTTTTCTAGAGATATTCTTCTTGTTCCTGTTTCCACGATTTCGTCTGAAGCAACATTCAGCACGGTGGGGAGAATAATTGAAGAAAGGAGGTCTTCTCTTGCACCTAAGACAGTGGAGGCAATAACTTGCCTTAAAGATTGGAAGAGAGCAGATGATCGAAAGCAACATCAACTGGAAGCTCCTGAGATTGAACAAGCTTTTGCTGATTTTAGCAATGATTAGTCATTAGTGTtaccttttcttttatctagttcATGGTTGACTATTATTGTAATATGGACTGGACATTAAGACTTGTGATATGTGAACATTAATACTTATGTCGATCTGTACTCTTTTCCTTATAGAGGGGGCCCCTCACTGGGTGTAAGGTTTTTAACGAAGCAGATCGAGGAATAAAATTTAGTTTCCCTCAAATCTTGTTGTGTTCACTGATTTAGTGAATGGTGATGACTTTTAGTGATCCCTAGTGCTCAAATTTTGTTGTGTTCACTGATTTAGCGAATGATGATGACTTGTAGTGATCTCTAGTGCTCAAATCTTGTTGTGTTCACTGATTGTGTGCCTGCCTGGGCCAGCATGGCCCGACAGAAGCCCGTTGTGCTTTAGGGCCGTGATGGGCCTTACTTCAACTCACCTGGCCCGATAAGGCACGACCCAACTCTATTTCGTGCTAGCCAGGCCCGACTAGCCTAGGCCCGAAGCATGGCGGGCTCGTGCCGGGCTGGCACAGCACGACCCAAGTTGCAGCATGAaaatagcctagaggggggtgaataggcgaaacctgaaatttataaacttaaacacatactaaggtcgggggttagtgttagaattaaattcaagtccaaaagaacatctctcttgctaggagttgctcaaggattgcagatgacgtatgggagctaactcaaattcacactagcaaggaaacgttagagaggggaaaacaaatcaaacaagaatcaaggcgagtgaacacgatgatttgttttaccaaggttcggttccaaagaatctagtccccgttgaggaggtcacgaagaccgggtctattccaaccctttccctctctcaaacggtcacttagaccgagtgagccttttccttaatctctcgggtcacttagaccttgcaaggaccaccacactcttaggtgtctcttgcttcgattacaagtctcttgagaacaagaagggaaaaagaaaaggccaatccaagcaacaagagcaacaaaagaacacaagtaatcctctcacaagccctaatgcactagagttgattttgaggctttGAGTTGATTGATTGCTTTGGTTGTGCcttggagtgttgggcttttgctcttgcaatgaatgagaacTCATAAATGCTTGGATTggagtgaatgaggtggttgggggtatttatagcctcccaaccacttctagccgtTAGCTGATTTCTGATGGCGATGGGCgcatcgaacagtccggtgcgccatcagacAGTCACTGTGCATTgttcggtgcacgccacgtcagtgcaaccgttagggttcggagcagttgACTGTTGTAGacgtttgtcttctagctgcaccggatagtccagtgcccTCTAACTTCTGCGCTTCTAACTCTGTCGCGCCACCATTgcttttgcagagtcgaccgttggtgca
This genomic window contains:
- the LOC100285146 gene encoding Adenine phosphoribosyltransferase 1; translation: MLFLRCQPRVPSASAPPFRPRVRVAAPLGVRVTGGRRGQAVVAMASADARLAGIASSIRVIPDFPKPGIMFQDITTLLLDPKAFRDTIDLFVERYKDQGITVVAGVEARGFIFGPPIALAIGAKFVPLRKPKKLPGEVISEEYSLEYGTDKIEMHVGAVQANDRALVVDDLIATGGTLCAAVKLIERVGAKVVECACVIELPELKGRDKLGDRPVFVLVEADA
- the LOC109945271 gene encoding transcription factor RSL3 isoform X1 codes for the protein MEDGGLVSEAGAWAELGTGGDESEELVAQLLGAFFRSHGEEGRHQLLWSDDQASSDDVHGDGSLAVPLAYDGCCGYLSYSGSNSDELPLGSSSRAAPAGGPPEELLGAAETEYLNNVAAADHPFFKWCGNGEGLDGPTSVVGTLGLGSVSAAPNKSKRKQMVEEHDGQTQTQTQTQTTRGRKRARKKSGDEDEDPSTAIASGSGPTSCCTTSDSDSNASPLESADAGARRPKGNENARAAGRGAAAATTTTAEPQSIYARKRRERINERLKVLQSLVPNGTKVDMSTMLEEAVHYVKFLQLQIRVRDPIPFPSRAAAAAVVPLTTAPPPVVLFCSS
- the LOC109945271 gene encoding transcription factor RSL3 isoform X2 codes for the protein MEDGGLVSEAGAWAELGTGGDESEELVAQLLGAFFRSHGEEGRHQLLWSDDQASSDDVHGDGSLAVPLAYDGCCGYLSYSGSNSDELPLGSSSRAAPAGGPPEELLGAAETEYLNNVAAADHPFFKWCGNGEGLDGPTSVVGTLGLGSVSAAPNKSKRKQMVEEHDGQTQTQTQTQTTRGRKRARKKSGDEDEDPSTAIASGSGPTSCCTTSDSDSNASPLESADAGARRPKGNENARAAGRGAAAATTTTAEPQSIYARKRRERINERLKVLQSLVPNGTKVDMSTMLEEAVHYVKFLQLQIRLLSSDDTWMYAPIAYNGMGIGIDLRMHGQDR